Part of the Aureibacillus halotolerans genome, CGGCCGCCTCCCTATGTCTAAATGTATATAATTACCAAATGGACAGATCGCCTTTCGTTCAGGTTCTCCTTTTTTTGCTTTACCCGCGATGAATAAAGAACAGAATTTTATGAAATTATTTATGCAACATTAGTGTAGTTGGATGTAAAACAAGTAAACGTGTTTGGTAATGATAAGGTAGTAATGTTTCAGATGACTGTGAAAAAAAGACCGTCCTACACTTTGCCTAACAGTTGTTTTCCCCACCTCGCTTCACGTATAATGAAGCTATAGTAACCGTATACTAAAAAAGACCACTCGTGTTGGTGCACGAGTGATCGATTGCATCGTTGGCTCCCTGCATAGGGTGATCGGCGTAGTTTGAGTCGAAATAAGCCCCCAAGCCCTTGCTCAGGACTTCAAGGGGGGCTTATTTCTTTTGGTGAAATGACAGTACGACGACGATCAACGTGCTAAAACTGATCATCAGAAACAATGTTTCAAATACTGTCATTGGCGCCACCCCCTTTCACAGGGATTGCGCCGACCCGCCCTTGAGTCCAACCGAACGATCGCTCCCTTATTTTAGCACTTTCTGCTTTTCTATGAAATCGCTATCATTTGTATCGGTTCTTGAAAAGTGCTGCTCTATTCTCTTCCTAACAGTTGTTTTCCTCACCCCGCTTCACGTATAATGATGCTATAGTAACCGTATACTAAAAAAGACCACTCGTGTTGTCGCACGAATGGTCGATTGCATCGTTGGTTCCCTGCAAAGGGTGATCGGCGTGTTTGAGTTGAAATAAGCCCCAAAGACCTGTCAGGTTCTCAAGGGGGGCTTATTTCTTTTGGTGAAATGACAGTACAACGACGATCAACGTACTAAAACTGATCATCAGAAACAATGTTTCAAATACTGTCATTGGCGCCACCCCCTTTCACAGGGATTGCGCCGATCCGCCCTTGAGTCCAACCGAACGATTGCTCCCTTATTTTAGCACTTTCTGCTCGTCTATGAAAACGCTACCATTTGTATCGGTTTTTGAAAAAGGGGCTCACTATTCTTTTTCTAACAGTTGTTTTCCCCACCTCGCTTCACGTATAATGAAGCTATAGCAACCGTATACTAAATAAGACCACTCGTGTTAGCGCACGAGTGGTCGATTGCATCGTTGGTTCCCTGCATAGGGTGATCGGCGTGTTGGGTAGAATAAGCCCCCAAGCCTTGTCAGGACTTCAAGGGGGGCTTATTTCTTTTGGTGAAATGACAGTACAACGACGATCAACGTACTGAAGCTGATCATCAGAAACAATGTTTCAAATACTGTCATTGGCGCCACCCCCTTTCACGGGGTTTGCGCCGATCCGCCCTTGAGTCCAACCGAACGATTGCTCCCTTATTTTAGCACTTTTCGCTTTTCTATGAAATCGCTACCAATTGTATCTACTAAAGTTACTATTAATCTATAATTTGAGACGAGAGCACAACATTCACTCAGGAGGTGTACACTTTGTCAGTGCCCTTTACACCTATGACGTTTGAAATAGAGACGAAACGGCTGGCCTTAAGAATGTGGAAAGAATCAGATGCTTATTGGTACAGGGAGCTCGTTGCCGAACGAGGCGTGGTTAAGCCTACACTCGAAAATGCTCGCAAGAAGATTAGCCTCTTTCGCAAAGGCGCGCAGGAAAATGGGATCAGCCTCCTCTCAATTCAACGACAAAACGAAGGAGATTTCATTGGTTATTGTGGATTAATTATCGGCCGCTCTTCCCTAGAAGAACCTGAAATTGCCTACGAACTGTTTCGA contains:
- a CDS encoding putative holin-like toxin; translation: MTVFETLFLMISFSTLIVVVLSFHQKK
- a CDS encoding putative holin-like toxin; translation: MTVFETLFLMISFSTLIVVVLSFHQKK
- a CDS encoding putative holin-like toxin; translation: MTVFETLFLMISFSTLIVVVLSFHQKK
- a CDS encoding GNAT family N-acetyltransferase — its product is MSVPFTPMTFEIETKRLALRMWKESDAYWYRELVAERGVVKPTLENARKKISLFRKGAQENGISLLSIQRQNEGDFIGYCGLIIGRSSLEEPEIAYELFRSVHGHGYATEAASAIVNAAMATGRHRLWSTVRSWNVASFRVLEKIRFERRLRTWDEDGELVWNVRDL